From a single Balneolales bacterium ANBcel1 genomic region:
- a CDS encoding amidohydrolase family protein — MKKAFSLNILIVTLVVSAMFATVANAQNADEIYLKDYRPQSIYNTPQTYIEKAAFPVIDVHSHPYANSPDEVARWTHIMDELNIRKTVILTNAIHEEFDSLFHVYNAYPEHFEVWCGLDVRDFDSPDYADRAIAELERCHSMGGKGIGELSDKGWGVRSGPMTGDNDHLPHVNDPALRPVFRRAAELGMPVNIHVADPLWMYQPMDETNDGLMVAWRWRLDNRENIIDHSGMMDVLEDAVRNNPETIFIACHYANLSYDLNRLGEMLDNYPNLYADISARFSEIANIPRFVKKFFIQYQDRLLYGTDLGYNSGMYRTTFRILESADEHFYDHDVFQRHWSLNGLNLPDEVLEKVYYKNAKKLFERLRQE; from the coding sequence ATGAAAAAGGCCTTCAGTTTGAACATACTCATAGTGACACTCGTCGTATCGGCAATGTTTGCAACGGTTGCAAATGCTCAAAACGCAGACGAAATCTACCTGAAGGATTATCGGCCACAGTCAATTTATAATACCCCTCAAACCTATATAGAGAAAGCCGCTTTTCCTGTTATTGACGTGCATTCTCACCCGTATGCGAATTCTCCGGATGAAGTGGCGCGCTGGACTCATATCATGGATGAACTGAATATCCGGAAGACGGTGATTCTGACGAATGCGATTCATGAAGAATTCGATTCTCTGTTCCATGTTTACAATGCTTACCCGGAACACTTTGAAGTGTGGTGCGGGTTAGATGTACGTGATTTTGACAGCCCGGATTATGCCGATCGAGCAATTGCAGAACTGGAACGTTGTCATTCCATGGGAGGTAAAGGAATCGGAGAATTGTCCGATAAAGGATGGGGTGTGCGAAGTGGCCCAATGACTGGAGATAATGACCACCTTCCTCATGTAAATGATCCGGCACTGCGACCGGTATTTCGAAGAGCAGCCGAACTGGGTATGCCCGTAAATATCCATGTAGCCGACCCTTTGTGGATGTATCAACCCATGGATGAAACCAACGACGGCCTCATGGTTGCCTGGAGGTGGAGGTTGGATAATCGTGAGAATATCATTGACCATTCCGGAATGATGGATGTTCTGGAAGATGCCGTTCGAAACAATCCGGAAACCATCTTTATCGCCTGCCATTATGCCAATCTTTCCTACGATTTAAATAGACTTGGCGAAATGCTTGATAACTATCCAAATCTGTATGCCGACATCTCTGCGAGATTCTCGGAAATCGCGAATATCCCACGCTTCGTGAAAAAGTTCTTTATTCAATACCAGGATCGTTTACTGTATGGGACAGATCTTGGCTACAATTCGGGAATGTATCGTACGACCTTTCGAATACTCGAGTCGGCAGATGAACATTTTTATGATCATGACGTCTTTCAGCGCCATTGGAGTCTGAATGGATTGAATCTTCCCGACGAAGTTTTAGAAAAAGTCTATTATAAAAACGCAAAAAAACTTTTCGAAAGGTTGCGGCAAGAATAG
- a CDS encoding T9SS type A sorting domain-containing protein, with product MTTLLVCMFSFTATAQTTITIDGDLSEWTDDMRLDVPPNRPIITWDDGADGRDNSPADPEDLDYLIDLNFAGLYATDDEDWLYLRIDMNERADVRRILTDTVPDGMYDGGAISIRISTDPNPMEDFQDTTGMTWGWYENGYDFVTTIWPFDEDYQDSTGFQAPISEHSQEGNGYAFSIYERNPELGIKVAWNEDYNKAEIAIPKSVILQPQHLAEEFHNSPFVAFMLASSAFNHRTGDQWWSQDIANNDGQKGYTYTYEADWSGEDPSGGEPTSTFNDGITEVPVSLTLYQNYPNPFNPSTQIRFAVPEAQNVVVDVYDMLGRKVETLLNQQVSAGAHSVTFDAAGFSSGMYLYTVTAGSQVATGKMMLIK from the coding sequence ATGACGACATTGTTGGTATGCATGTTCAGTTTTACGGCAACCGCGCAAACAACCATTACGATTGATGGCGATCTGAGTGAATGGACGGATGACATGAGACTTGACGTGCCCCCCAACCGTCCCATTATTACCTGGGATGATGGAGCCGACGGCCGCGACAATTCTCCGGCAGATCCGGAAGATCTCGATTATTTGATTGATCTGAACTTTGCCGGTTTATACGCTACAGATGATGAAGACTGGCTGTACCTCCGTATCGATATGAATGAGCGTGCGGATGTTCGAAGAATTCTGACCGACACAGTACCGGACGGCATGTATGACGGTGGGGCTATTTCCATTCGCATCTCAACCGATCCGAATCCGATGGAGGATTTTCAGGACACGACCGGTATGACCTGGGGCTGGTATGAAAACGGTTATGATTTTGTTACTACAATTTGGCCGTTTGATGAGGATTATCAAGACAGCACCGGTTTTCAGGCACCCATTTCCGAGCATTCCCAGGAGGGCAACGGATATGCGTTTTCTATATATGAGCGCAATCCGGAACTCGGTATTAAGGTAGCCTGGAACGAAGACTACAACAAAGCTGAAATTGCAATTCCCAAATCGGTCATTCTTCAGCCGCAGCATCTTGCCGAAGAGTTTCACAACAGTCCGTTTGTTGCCTTTATGCTGGCATCTTCAGCGTTCAATCACCGGACGGGTGATCAGTGGTGGTCACAGGATATCGCTAATAATGATGGCCAAAAGGGGTACACATATACGTACGAAGCGGATTGGTCAGGTGAGGATCCATCAGGCGGAGAACCGACCAGTACCTTCAATGACGGTATAACCGAGGTCCCTGTATCATTAACACTCTACCAAAACTATCCAAACCCGTTTAACCCTTCAACACAAATTCGGTTTGCAGTTCCCGAAGCACAGAATGTTGTAGTCGATGTCTATGATATGCTGGGGCGCAAGGTTGAAACGCTGTTGAACCAACAGGTTAGCGCTGGTGCTCACTCCGTTACATTTGATGCTGCCGGATTCAGCTCAGGTATGTATCTCTATACCGTCACCGCAGGCAGCCAGGTGGCAACCGGAAAAATGATGCTGATCAAATAA
- a CDS encoding IPT/TIG domain-containing protein, producing MKPNSPFKRQAVYVLIIPMLLLMSCDGPDMPTYNGKNDPFPVDQEPPQLQQVVPEAGFPGDRVTITGSGFRPHKDETIINVGEGVADIEEISNSEIIAYVPQNESGVTHVRAAVWGSDLWSNNLTFEYLADFADLELTIFSPTGIAVDNSGNLFIGSEDDQAVYRIDGLDSVQTVYANLPVTGPMEFGPNGQLFVVTDEGLAAIPDGGGSHSVIVQMNALADFDWNANGDIYLLQGSSISRFAGGQLEEGLGRVSMASKMRVFDGHIYVTELFRSRVVRFEIQGGSLGDMEIFANIGTPLAGLDVDANGNVYASAYIRDYVYKIPPNYGQEGVETEEIPNETQRTIRATSIDDQVVDIYLHNTVMYLVQSLDSPGEIGRIWRIFIGEPAAPKPGRN from the coding sequence ATGAAGCCAAACTCACCATTCAAAAGACAGGCCGTCTACGTATTGATTATTCCGATGTTGTTGTTGATGTCGTGTGACGGACCAGATATGCCTACCTATAACGGCAAGAATGATCCTTTTCCAGTGGACCAGGAGCCGCCACAGTTGCAACAGGTTGTGCCCGAAGCCGGTTTCCCGGGTGATCGTGTAACTATTACTGGCAGCGGGTTTCGGCCACACAAAGATGAGACAATCATAAATGTCGGGGAGGGAGTAGCCGATATTGAGGAAATATCGAATAGCGAAATTATTGCGTATGTACCTCAAAATGAAAGTGGTGTTACGCATGTGCGTGCCGCAGTATGGGGATCCGACCTGTGGAGCAATAATCTCACCTTCGAGTATCTTGCCGATTTTGCTGATCTTGAATTAACTATCTTCAGTCCGACAGGAATTGCCGTAGATAATTCAGGGAACCTGTTTATCGGTTCTGAAGATGACCAGGCGGTGTACCGTATTGATGGCCTTGACAGTGTCCAAACCGTCTATGCCAACCTCCCGGTAACCGGGCCGATGGAGTTTGGCCCCAATGGTCAACTCTTTGTAGTGACTGATGAGGGGCTCGCCGCTATCCCCGATGGTGGTGGAAGCCATTCCGTTATCGTACAAATGAATGCCCTGGCAGATTTCGACTGGAATGCCAATGGGGATATTTACCTGCTTCAGGGGAGTTCAATTAGCCGCTTTGCCGGCGGCCAATTGGAAGAAGGCTTGGGTAGAGTGAGCATGGCATCCAAAATGCGGGTGTTCGACGGACATATTTACGTAACCGAACTGTTTCGCTCTCGTGTTGTTCGCTTTGAAATTCAGGGTGGATCACTTGGTGATATGGAGATATTTGCAAATATCGGTACACCTCTGGCCGGACTTGACGTGGACGCTAACGGAAATGTCTATGCGTCGGCATACATCCGGGACTATGTCTACAAAATCCCCCCCAATTATGGGCAGGAAGGTGTGGAAACTGAGGAAATCCCAAATGAAACACAACGAACCATTCGGGCTACCTCTATTGATGATCAGGTGGTAGATATATACCTGCACAATACGGTAATGTATCTCGTGCAAAGCCTGGACTCACCTGGAGAGATCGGCCGCATATGGCGAATATTTATTGGTGAACCGGCAGCCCCTAAACCAGGACGTAATTGA